One Bradyrhizobium sp. ISRA464 genomic window carries:
- the ald gene encoding alanine dehydrogenase, translating into MKIGVPKEIKAHEYRVGLTPGAVREYVAAGHSVAVERDAGAGIGATDDNYRKAGATILDSAREVFASSEMIVKVKEPQPSEWTQLRENQILFTYLHLAPDPEQANGLLKSGCTAIAYETVTDTHGGLPLLAPMSEVAGRLAIEAAGSALRRYAGGRGLLIGGVPGVPPARIVVIGGGVVGTHAARMAVGLGAEVTIIDRSIPRLRELDELFGGRVRTRFSTIDSVEEEVLAADVVVGAVLIPGASAPKLVSRSMLGSMRKGAVIVDVAIDQGGCFETSHPTTHADPTYEVNGVIHYCVANMPGAVPLTSSQALNNATLPFGLALANNGFAAVLENPHLRAGLNVYRGRLTYKAVAESLGLPFSPIEQAAA; encoded by the coding sequence ATGAAGATCGGGGTCCCCAAGGAAATCAAGGCCCACGAATATCGTGTGGGATTGACCCCCGGCGCTGTCCGCGAATATGTGGCCGCCGGCCACAGTGTGGCGGTCGAGCGCGATGCCGGTGCTGGTATTGGTGCTACAGATGACAATTATCGCAAGGCTGGCGCCACGATTTTGGATTCCGCGCGTGAGGTATTCGCGTCGAGCGAGATGATCGTAAAGGTCAAGGAACCTCAGCCGTCCGAGTGGACGCAACTGCGAGAGAACCAGATCCTCTTCACGTACCTGCATCTGGCGCCAGATCCAGAGCAGGCCAATGGTCTTCTAAAGTCTGGGTGCACCGCTATCGCTTATGAGACCGTGACTGATACGCATGGCGGCTTGCCGTTGCTCGCGCCGATGAGCGAAGTCGCCGGCCGCCTCGCGATTGAAGCGGCTGGCAGCGCCCTGAGGCGATATGCAGGCGGACGCGGGCTGTTGATTGGTGGTGTGCCGGGCGTTCCGCCGGCCCGGATCGTGGTGATTGGGGGTGGCGTTGTTGGGACCCATGCGGCTCGCATGGCGGTTGGTTTAGGTGCCGAAGTCACCATTATTGACCGTTCAATCCCCCGGCTGCGCGAGCTGGATGAGCTCTTCGGGGGACGCGTTCGGACGAGGTTCTCGACGATCGACAGCGTCGAAGAAGAGGTATTGGCGGCGGATGTGGTCGTCGGCGCGGTGCTCATTCCCGGGGCCAGCGCGCCGAAACTGGTCAGCCGCAGCATGTTGGGTTCGATGCGCAAAGGCGCGGTGATCGTCGATGTCGCTATCGATCAGGGCGGCTGCTTTGAGACGTCACACCCAACCACCCACGCCGATCCAACTTACGAGGTCAATGGCGTCATTCACTATTGTGTGGCCAATATGCCTGGAGCCGTTCCACTGACCTCGAGCCAGGCGCTGAATAACGCGACGCTGCCATTTGGGTTGGCCCTCGCCAACAACGGTTTCGCAGCCGTGCTCGAAAATCCGCATCTTCGCGCAGGCCTCAATGTTTATCGGGGTCGGCTTACCTACAAGGCTGTAGCCGAAAGTCTCGGCTTGCCATTCTCACCGATCGAACAGGCTGCTGCCTGA
- the hypE gene encoding hydrogenase expression/formation protein HypE, protein MNTYHRKLDIKNGCVNLSHGSGGRAMGQLISSLFHEAFGNEWLDRCNDQSAFDVSTGRMVMTTDGYVVSPLFFPGGNIGSLAVHGTINDVAMAGARPLYLSASFIIEEGFRLSDLKMIADSMGEAARGAGVSIITGDTKVVERGKADGLFITTTGLGRLSDGLDLSAEKARVGDRVLVSGCLGEHGVAIMSRRQNLAFQTEIVSDSVALHGLVAVMVAAGGNGIRVMRDPTRGGLAAALNEIAHQSRLGFRLQEEAIPLKPAVAAACELLGLDPLHVANEGKLVAIVAPDVARSVLAAMKAHPLGCDAADIGEAIADDHRFVQLSTSFGGGRIIDWLSGEQLPRIC, encoded by the coding sequence ATGAACACCTATCACCGCAAGCTTGATATCAAGAATGGATGCGTCAACCTTTCCCATGGCTCGGGAGGACGCGCCATGGGGCAGCTGATCTCTAGCCTGTTTCACGAGGCCTTCGGCAATGAATGGCTCGACCGCTGCAACGATCAGTCGGCCTTTGATGTCAGCACCGGCCGGATGGTCATGACGACCGACGGCTATGTGGTTTCACCGCTGTTCTTTCCGGGGGGCAATATCGGCTCTCTTGCGGTGCACGGCACCATCAATGACGTCGCGATGGCCGGCGCGCGTCCGCTCTATCTGTCGGCAAGTTTCATCATCGAGGAGGGGTTCCGCCTCTCTGACCTAAAGATGATTGCAGATTCGATGGGTGAGGCGGCGCGCGGCGCCGGCGTTTCCATCATCACGGGCGACACCAAAGTCGTCGAACGCGGCAAAGCGGATGGCCTGTTCATCACCACGACCGGGCTCGGTCGTCTCTCCGATGGACTTGATCTCTCCGCCGAAAAGGCAAGGGTGGGCGACCGTGTGCTGGTCTCGGGCTGTCTCGGCGAGCATGGTGTGGCGATCATGTCGAGACGCCAGAACCTCGCTTTTCAGACTGAGATCGTCTCGGATTCCGTGGCATTGCATGGCCTCGTGGCCGTCATGGTTGCTGCCGGCGGCAATGGTATCCGGGTCATGCGCGATCCGACGCGCGGTGGCCTGGCCGCAGCGCTCAACGAAATTGCTCATCAATCGAGGCTTGGATTCCGTCTGCAAGAGGAGGCCATTCCGCTGAAGCCAGCGGTTGCGGCCGCGTGCGAGCTCCTTGGACTTGATCCGCTCCATGTCGCCAACGAAGGCAAACTCGTTGCCATCGTGGCGCCCGACGTCGCCCGTTCCGTGCTTGCCGCGATGAAGGCGCATCCGCTTGGTTGCGATGCAGCTGATATTGGCGAGGCCATAGCTGACGATCATCGGTTCGTGCAGCTGTCGACCAGCTTTGGCGGCGGACGAATCATCGATTGGCTCTCCGGCGAACAATTGCCTCGCATATGCTGA
- the hypD gene encoding hydrogenase formation protein HypD has translation MKYVVEFRNKTIAQGLAGAIGAEADLRPAYRFMEFCGGHTHAISRYGLEDLLPANIRLIHGPGCPVCVLPASRIDMAIRLADRTEVTVCVYGDLMRAPGSQGQSLLRAKALGADIRMVYSTLDAIRIAEQMPKREVVFFAIGFETTTPATAVMVRLARKKRLKNLSVFCNHVLTPSAMHSILKNRNAHDIGRVEIHGFVGPAHVSTIIGTEPYESLAEEFGKPIVIAGFEPLDVMQAILMLVRQVNQGRHEVENQYSRAVKREGNRRAKEEVLDIFELRDPFEWRGLGLVPNSGLKLKQAYAQFDAEVRFSMHELHVADNPVCECCAILRGMKRPVDCKLFGTACTPETPIGACMVSSEGACAAYWTYGRLRDYQPKRVSRE, from the coding sequence ATGAAATATGTCGTTGAATTTCGCAATAAGACGATCGCGCAGGGGCTCGCCGGTGCGATTGGCGCCGAAGCCGATTTACGACCGGCCTACCGCTTCATGGAGTTCTGCGGCGGACATACGCATGCGATCTCCCGCTATGGCCTCGAGGATCTGCTGCCGGCAAATATCCGGTTGATCCACGGACCGGGGTGTCCCGTCTGTGTTCTCCCCGCCAGCCGGATCGACATGGCGATTAGGCTTGCGGACCGGACAGAGGTCACTGTGTGTGTTTACGGAGACCTGATGCGTGCCCCTGGCTCGCAAGGACAGTCCTTGTTACGGGCCAAGGCGCTCGGCGCTGACATTCGGATGGTCTACTCGACCCTTGATGCAATCCGGATTGCCGAACAGATGCCGAAACGCGAGGTGGTCTTCTTTGCCATCGGATTTGAGACCACGACACCGGCGACGGCGGTGATGGTTCGGCTTGCCAGGAAGAAGCGATTGAAGAATCTCAGCGTGTTCTGCAATCACGTGCTTACGCCTTCGGCGATGCACAGCATTCTGAAGAACCGCAACGCCCACGATATCGGTCGGGTCGAAATTCACGGCTTCGTCGGGCCCGCACATGTCAGCACCATCATCGGTACGGAGCCCTACGAATCCCTGGCGGAAGAGTTCGGCAAGCCAATCGTGATCGCGGGATTTGAACCGCTCGACGTGATGCAGGCGATCCTGATGCTGGTCCGGCAGGTGAACCAAGGCCGTCATGAGGTCGAGAACCAATACAGCCGCGCGGTGAAGCGCGAAGGCAACCGGCGGGCCAAGGAAGAAGTGCTCGATATTTTCGAACTTCGAGACCCGTTCGAATGGCGCGGCCTCGGGCTCGTACCCAATAGTGGGCTGAAGCTGAAGCAGGCTTACGCCCAATTCGATGCCGAAGTGCGGTTCTCGATGCACGAACTGCACGTCGCCGACAATCCGGTATGCGAGTGCTGCGCTATTCTGCGCGGCATGAAGAGGCCGGTTGACTGCAAGCTATTCGGAACCGCCTGCACGCCCGAAACCCCGATCGGGGCGTGCATGGTTTCGTCCGAAGGCGCCTGCGCGGCATATTGGACATACGGTCGTCTTCGCGACTATCAACCAAAGCGCGTATCACGAGAATGA
- a CDS encoding HypC/HybG/HupF family hydrogenase formation chaperone, whose product MAIVSVDGVSMEISTALIADPGVGDYVLVHVGYALARIDAAEAKRTLELLQDVGSEGRELRP is encoded by the coding sequence ATGGCCATCGTCTCCGTCGATGGTGTCAGCATGGAAATATCAACCGCACTCATCGCCGATCCGGGTGTTGGAGACTACGTCCTCGTCCATGTCGGTTACGCCCTGGCCAGAATAGACGCGGCCGAAGCCAAGCGCACGCTGGAGCTGCTGCAGGACGTGGGTTCTGAGGGCCGGGAATTGCGGCCATGA
- the hypF gene encoding carbamoyltransferase HypF — MSANGNAIGHRTRLRVRISGAVQGVGFRPYVYRLAIRFGLSGFVANDSKGVIVEIEGDRTSEFVAALPLERPSLARIDHIAIEGIGALATKDFSIRSSELGKPATRIVADAATCRQCLDELFNPASRHYLYPFINCSHCGPRYTITERLPYDRRNTTMKSFALCDSCAAEYADPASRRFYAEGIACPRCGPQLSHGVDTIAAAIAGGQVVAIKGIGGYQLICDARNHEVVQLLRRRKRRDQKPFAVMVGSAGQVGEIADANAAELALLESVSRPVVLLPSRNSLAPAIAPGLSRIGVMLPVAPLHHLIFHALRSAVHGEKSSVIVSTSANLGGEPLLIDNSEALQRLVGIADFIVTHDRDILTRADDSVVRVVAGRRQFIRRARGYVPDSIRLARSVPPILAVGGALKSTVTITRGDEAFVSQHLGDLDTSEGIRSFEETIRHLTTTLDVRPVVIAHDLHPDMASTRFAEASGCALVAVQHHHAHAAAVIAEHGLTEPALALLLDGHGYGSDGSNWGGELLLCEGAKFRRIGHLAPLQMPGGDRAVREPWRMASAICHSLGRGREIKRRFAAQPQAERLQSLLERPGGVTTTSAGRLFDAAAALLGVVPLQSYEGEAAMKLEAHVQRPAVLEGGWMIDDGVLSLRPLFARLIADDIDAEEGAGLFHGTFAAACVDWVVRAARTTGIATVVLSGGCFMNAVLANEIEYRCVAAGLTPLVAQQVPPNDGGLSLGQAWIAALQIAERSSAVGGIV, encoded by the coding sequence ATGAGCGCGAATGGCAACGCGATCGGGCACCGAACGCGGCTGCGCGTGCGCATTAGCGGCGCCGTGCAGGGAGTTGGCTTTCGTCCGTACGTCTATCGTCTCGCCATCCGTTTCGGATTGTCAGGATTTGTTGCCAACGATTCCAAGGGCGTCATCGTCGAGATCGAAGGGGATCGTACATCGGAATTTGTCGCCGCATTGCCGCTTGAGAGGCCTTCATTGGCGCGCATCGATCACATCGCTATTGAAGGGATCGGCGCCCTTGCGACGAAAGACTTTTCGATCCGCAGCAGCGAGCTGGGCAAACCTGCGACGCGGATCGTGGCTGACGCTGCGACCTGTCGGCAATGTCTTGATGAATTGTTCAACCCGGCCAGCCGTCATTACCTCTATCCCTTCATCAATTGCTCGCACTGTGGCCCGCGCTACACCATCACTGAACGGCTGCCGTACGATCGCCGCAACACCACGATGAAGTCCTTTGCGCTGTGCGACAGCTGCGCGGCCGAATATGCCGATCCGGCAAGCCGTAGATTTTATGCGGAGGGGATCGCGTGTCCGAGATGCGGTCCTCAGCTCAGCCACGGGGTCGACACCATTGCAGCGGCCATCGCCGGCGGCCAAGTCGTGGCGATCAAGGGAATCGGAGGGTATCAGCTGATCTGCGACGCACGCAACCATGAGGTCGTGCAGCTTTTGCGCAGGAGGAAGCGGCGTGACCAGAAGCCGTTCGCGGTCATGGTCGGTTCCGCGGGACAGGTCGGTGAGATTGCCGACGCGAATGCGGCCGAACTTGCGCTGCTCGAATCCGTGTCCCGCCCGGTCGTTCTCCTGCCGTCGCGTAACAGTCTTGCGCCCGCAATAGCTCCGGGGCTGTCGCGTATTGGCGTCATGCTCCCGGTGGCTCCATTGCATCACCTGATCTTCCATGCGCTTCGTTCAGCAGTTCATGGGGAAAAATCTTCAGTCATCGTCAGCACCAGTGCCAATCTTGGCGGCGAACCGCTTCTGATTGATAATTCCGAGGCGTTGCAGCGCCTTGTGGGCATCGCAGATTTCATCGTGACCCACGATCGCGATATCCTGACGCGCGCCGATGATTCGGTCGTCCGGGTGGTGGCAGGACGACGCCAATTCATTCGTCGCGCCCGCGGCTACGTTCCGGACTCAATCCGCCTGGCGAGGTCGGTGCCGCCCATTCTTGCCGTCGGCGGTGCGCTAAAGTCGACAGTCACCATTACGCGAGGCGACGAAGCATTCGTTTCCCAGCATCTCGGCGATCTCGACACGAGCGAAGGCATCCGTTCTTTCGAAGAGACGATCCGGCACCTCACAACGACCCTTGACGTCAGGCCCGTTGTCATTGCCCATGATTTGCATCCCGACATGGCGTCGACCCGCTTTGCCGAAGCAAGCGGCTGCGCGCTGGTCGCCGTCCAGCATCATCACGCGCATGCCGCTGCTGTCATTGCAGAGCATGGCCTTACGGAGCCCGCGCTCGCCCTGCTGCTCGATGGCCACGGTTATGGCTCTGACGGTAGCAATTGGGGTGGCGAGCTATTGCTGTGCGAAGGCGCGAAATTTCGACGCATTGGACACCTTGCGCCCCTGCAAATGCCCGGCGGAGATCGTGCGGTCCGCGAGCCCTGGCGCATGGCGAGCGCTATATGTCATTCATTGGGGCGGGGACGCGAAATCAAACGTCGGTTTGCGGCACAGCCACAGGCCGAGCGTCTGCAATCATTGCTCGAACGACCCGGCGGCGTCACCACGACCAGCGCCGGGCGGCTGTTCGATGCCGCAGCAGCGCTTTTGGGCGTCGTGCCGTTGCAGAGCTACGAGGGCGAAGCTGCGATGAAGCTCGAGGCACATGTGCAGCGGCCGGCGGTGCTAGAGGGTGGCTGGATGATCGATGACGGCGTGCTGTCGCTTCGCCCGCTGTTTGCGCGCCTGATTGCAGACGACATTGACGCCGAGGAAGGAGCTGGCTTGTTTCATGGCACGTTTGCTGCCGCCTGCGTTGACTGGGTCGTGCGAGCTGCGCGGACGACCGGCATCGCCACCGTCGTGCTGAGCGGTGGCTGTTTCATGAATGCGGTGCTTGCGAACGAAATCGAGTACCGTTGCGTTGCGGCTGGCCTCACTCCGCTGGTCGCTCAGCAGGTTCCGCCCAATGACGGAGGCCTGAGCCTCGGGCAGGCCTGGATCGCTGCTCTGCAGATTGCCGAACGGTCGTCAGCCGTGGGAGGAATAGTCTGA
- the hypB gene encoding hydrogenase nickel incorporation protein HypB, which yields MCIECGCGERAPTTESGRYPRATADHHHHAHSHYDVERDHVHGSQDEHRCHRRRSRDSHVCRHDHGARQAHGGQRRADCSPEAADLTLARTSGERVIQIERDILAKNDRIAAENRARFLTDGLLVFNLVSSPGAGKTSLLVRALAELKRTHLVGVIEGDQQTSNDAERIRATGVPAIQINTGKGCHLDAEMVRRAYRRLPPLKHGILFIENVGNLVCPAAFDLGEACKIVIFSTPEGEDKPLKYPDMFAASSLMVINKVDLEPMVDFDRQQATEYVRRINPKIEVMSVSARSGEGVADLCAWIRRQAAHGRDLAEGTAR from the coding sequence ATGTGTATCGAATGCGGTTGCGGCGAAAGAGCGCCGACCACAGAATCCGGCCGATACCCCCGAGCCACGGCGGATCACCATCATCATGCGCATAGTCATTATGACGTGGAGCGCGACCATGTGCATGGCAGCCAAGACGAGCATCGTTGTCATCGCCGTCGTTCTCGAGACAGCCACGTTTGCCGACATGATCATGGTGCTCGGCAGGCTCATGGCGGGCAGCGGCGAGCAGATTGCAGTCCTGAAGCAGCAGATTTGACTCTCGCGCGCACAAGCGGCGAGCGAGTCATTCAGATCGAACGCGATATTCTGGCCAAGAACGATAGGATTGCGGCCGAGAACCGCGCGCGCTTCCTGACCGATGGTCTACTCGTATTCAATCTCGTCTCCAGCCCTGGTGCAGGTAAAACCTCACTGCTCGTCCGCGCGCTCGCGGAGCTCAAGCGGACGCATCTGGTTGGCGTGATCGAGGGCGACCAGCAGACGTCGAACGACGCCGAACGCATTCGCGCGACCGGCGTGCCCGCGATTCAAATCAATACCGGCAAGGGTTGTCATCTCGATGCTGAGATGGTCCGCCGCGCATATCGCCGCTTGCCGCCGCTCAAGCATGGTATTCTCTTCATCGAGAATGTCGGCAACCTGGTTTGTCCTGCGGCGTTCGATCTCGGCGAAGCCTGCAAGATCGTGATCTTCTCGACACCGGAGGGTGAAGACAAGCCGCTCAAGTATCCCGATATGTTTGCCGCATCGTCGCTGATGGTGATCAACAAGGTCGATCTGGAGCCGATGGTCGATTTTGACCGGCAACAGGCCACCGAATATGTGAGACGGATCAATCCAAAGATCGAAGTGATGAGTGTTTCGGCACGTAGCGGCGAAGGTGTTGCCGACCTCTGCGCCTGGATCCGGCGGCAGGCCGCGCATGGGCGCGATCTGGCCGAGGGCACGGCACGATGA
- the hypA gene encoding hydrogenase maturation nickel metallochaperone HypA, producing the protein MHEMALCVDLMEIVEDEARRRSVSNVRTICLELGALSGVAPEAMKFCFPVVAARTVADGAVLEIVESPGLAWCMACSTSVEIAQRGAPCPCCGSYQLQVTAGEQMRLRELEID; encoded by the coding sequence ATGCATGAAATGGCGCTTTGCGTGGACCTCATGGAGATCGTCGAGGACGAGGCGCGTCGGCGATCGGTCTCGAATGTAAGGACCATATGTCTTGAGCTCGGGGCATTGAGCGGTGTCGCTCCTGAAGCGATGAAGTTCTGTTTCCCGGTCGTTGCAGCACGGACGGTCGCCGACGGCGCGGTTCTCGAGATCGTCGAGTCACCCGGGCTTGCCTGGTGCATGGCGTGTTCGACGAGCGTCGAGATCGCGCAGCGCGGCGCACCGTGCCCTTGCTGCGGCAGCTATCAACTGCAGGTGACAGCGGGCGAACAGATGCGCCTGAGGGAGTTGGAGATCGACTGA
- a CDS encoding nickel-dependent hydrogenase large subunit translates to MSAAARNQIDITLSLSGDTIAAVEVLPRGRLELAPLFSGKPTVSLLNALPRLFSLCAIAHQVAFLSAVEAARGEDINLATRQHRIVLVVAERLAELLRGLFVGHLALDFASMAAIRALMQDASVLVGSAAAGSDAFRREATGRVADKLAAFGLSNEGGALMPGSPLARRIAELDKLALKPMPTQHSFLSVADDRTIVEGAFVSDAGFFGCTGRQVYMPETGPWARHVTRNGLSPSRSGPAERMKARIDEIAQLCAWLKAGAHDEAAADGTVESYRLGPGRGAAAVECARGRLYHKIELDRYGKISRFEFLAPTEWNFHPRGPLVRSLQGAVLTAERHGQAAVRAMIASFDPCVAFTVSFGSTCDA, encoded by the coding sequence GTGAGCGCTGCAGCCCGCAACCAGATCGATATCACCCTATCGCTATCGGGCGACACAATTGCCGCCGTCGAGGTCCTGCCGCGGGGTCGGCTCGAGCTGGCCCCGCTATTTTCCGGCAAACCGACCGTGTCGTTACTCAACGCGCTGCCGCGGCTATTTTCGTTATGCGCCATAGCGCATCAGGTGGCGTTCCTGTCCGCGGTCGAAGCGGCGCGTGGCGAGGACATCAATCTGGCGACCCGGCAGCATCGCATTGTCCTTGTCGTTGCCGAGCGGCTGGCGGAATTGCTGCGTGGGCTGTTTGTTGGGCATCTGGCGCTTGATTTCGCAAGTATGGCAGCGATCCGGGCCCTGATGCAGGATGCTTCCGTGCTCGTCGGCAGCGCCGCGGCGGGCTCCGACGCCTTCCGACGCGAGGCAACAGGCAGAGTTGCGGACAAATTGGCCGCGTTCGGCCTATCGAATGAAGGCGGCGCGCTGATGCCGGGTAGCCCGCTCGCGCGTCGCATCGCGGAGCTCGACAAGCTCGCATTAAAGCCTATGCCAACGCAGCACTCCTTCCTGTCCGTCGCCGACGACCGGACCATCGTCGAAGGGGCGTTCGTAAGTGATGCAGGATTCTTCGGTTGCACTGGTCGACAGGTGTATATGCCCGAAACAGGCCCATGGGCACGGCACGTGACCCGTAATGGACTCTCACCAAGTCGGTCTGGGCCGGCCGAGCGGATGAAAGCGAGGATCGATGAAATCGCCCAATTGTGTGCCTGGCTCAAGGCGGGCGCACATGACGAGGCCGCAGCGGATGGAACCGTCGAAAGTTACAGGCTGGGGCCGGGCCGCGGCGCGGCCGCAGTCGAATGCGCCAGGGGACGCCTCTATCATAAGATTGAGCTTGATCGTTACGGAAAGATCTCGCGCTTCGAATTCCTCGCACCGACTGAATGGAATTTCCACCCTCGCGGACCACTTGTCCGCAGCCTGCAGGGCGCGGTGCTGACGGCGGAACGGCATGGACAGGCGGCGGTTCGCGCCATGATTGCCTCGTTCGATCCTTGCGTCGCCTTCACTGTCAGTTTCGGCAGTACTTGCGATGCATGA
- a CDS encoding rubredoxin — translation MECGICRIVDDPAEDDGTAQIAIATPFAALSESWRGPNCDAPKSNSISIDDDH, via the coding sequence ATGGAGTGCGGCATCTGCCGGATTGTCGACGATCCGGCCGAAGACGACGGGACGGCGCAGATCGCGATAGCAACGCCTTTCGCCGCATTGTCCGAGAGTTGGCGTGGCCCAAATTGCGATGCGCCCAAATCCAACTCCATATCGATTGATGATGACCACTGA